From Rutidosis leptorrhynchoides isolate AG116_Rl617_1_P2 chromosome 3, CSIRO_AGI_Rlap_v1, whole genome shotgun sequence, a single genomic window includes:
- the LOC139901870 gene encoding transcription factor MYB36-like, translated as MGRAPCCDKSIVKKGPWSPEEDAILKDYIENYGFGGNWIALPQKIGINRCGKSCRLRWLNYLRPNIKHGGFSEEEDNIICSLYISIGSRWSIIAAQLPGRTDNDIKNYWNTKLKKKLLKRRKQSEANRYSVSGDDHMKDSKGIEALNNSAIERLQLHMQLQSLVNTNSTNNPIWPCKLNPNQENLIRNLHFLSESSNPLMQHFPHNITPQYIELAATPNNSTREVYSPYSNIIINEMDNLVNDESNISGSSTSHVSEPDDTYERKLELHNFRVLQAEMENLLANKTANNVSVDHVKTREIDDYKEMDYPNSSMPWSSNVFDWSVLDLDN; from the exons ATGGGAAGAGCACCTTGCTGTGACAAATCAATTGTAAAGAAGGGGCCATGGTCTCCTGAAGAAGATGCTATACTCAAAGATTACATTGAAAACTACGGTTTCGGCGGTAACTGGATCGCTCTTCCTCAAAAGATCG GCATAAATAGATGTGGCAAAAGTTGTAGACTGAGATGGTTGAATTACCTTAGACCCAATATCAAACATGGAGGATTTTCAGAAGAAGAAGACAACATTATTTGCAGCCTCTATATTAGCATTGGCAGTAG GTGGTCCATAATTGCAGCTCAACTACCAGGAAGAACTGATAATGACATCAAGAACTACTGGAACACTAAGCTGAAGAAGAAGTTACTAAAAAGGCGCAAACAGTCCGAAGCCAATCGGTACTCGGTTTCGGGTGATGATCATATGAAAGATTCAAAAGGCATTGAAGCATTAAACAATTCAGCTATTGAAAGGCTTCAACTTCATATGCAACTCCAAAGCCTTGTAAACACAAACTCAACCAACAATCCTATCTGGCCTTGCAAATTAAATCCCAATCAAGAAAATTTGATTCGAAATCTCCATTTTTTGAGCGAATCCTCAAACCCGCTAATGCAACATTTTCCACATAATATTACGCCTCAATATATTGAACTTGCTGCAACACCTAATAACAGTACTCGCGAAGTTTATTCCCCATATAGTAACATAATAATCAATGAAATGGACAACTTAGTCAATGACGAAAGCAACATTTCTGGGTCATCGACATCACATGTATCTGAACCTGATGATACATATGAGCGAAAATTGGAATTACACAATTTTCGGGTATTACAAGCTGAGATGGAAAATTTGTTGGCCAACAAAACAGCTAATAATGTATCAGTAGATCATGTAAAAACTAGAGAAATAGATGATTATAAGGAGATGGATTATCCGAATAGTAGCATGCCATGGTCTTCTAATGTGTTCGATTGGAGTGTCCTCGACTTGGATAACTAA